In Eupeodes corollae chromosome 3, idEupCoro1.1, whole genome shotgun sequence, a single genomic region encodes these proteins:
- the LOC129949573 gene encoding probable 28S ribosomal protein S16, mitochondrial, translating into MSLSPASGIGRFYKRSAKIIRCVRWGCTNRPFYHIVVMERRKDQHQPVIEQLGSYDPLINEHGERLVSFNFERIRHWLGNGAHLSKPAAELLGIAGFTPIHPKTYMTAWRNRQQIADQESKKQLDDKTSKE; encoded by the exons atgtcACTCTCACCAGCAAGTGGTATTGGCCGATTTTATAAACGTTCTGCCAAAATAATAAGATGCGTACGCTGGGGATGCACCAACAGGCCATTTTACCATATTGTTGTTATGGAG CGAAGAAAGGATCAACATCAGCCTGTTATAGAACAATTAGGCTCATATGATCCTCTCATAAATGAACACGGAGAACGTCTTGTTTCATTCAATTTCGAAAGAATTCGCCATTGGTTAGGTAATGGTGCACATTTATCCAAGCCTGCCGCTGAACTCTTGGGTATAGCTGGATTTACGCCAATCCATCCCAAAACCTACATGACTGCTTGGAGGAATAGGCAGCAAATTGCAGACCAAGAATCCAAAAAACAGTTGGATGATAAAACGAGCAAGGAATAA
- the LOC129949572 gene encoding 60S ribosomal protein L23-like has product MSKRGRGGTAGGKFRISLGLPVGAVMKCADNTGGKNLYVIAVHGIRGRLNRLPAAGVGDMFVATVKKGKPELRKKVMPAVVIRQRKPFRRRDGVFIYFEDNAGVIVNNKGEMKGSAITGPVAKECADLWPRIASNASSIA; this is encoded by the coding sequence ATGTCTAAAAGAGGACGTGGTGGAACCGCTGGAGGGAAATTCCGTATTTCCCTAGGTCTCCCAGTTGGAGCCGTAATGAAGTGTGCTGACAATACAGGTGGTAAGAATCTGTATGTCATTGCTGTTCACGGAATTCGTGGTCGTTTGAACCGTCTTCCAGCTGCTGGAGTTGGAGACATGTTTGTCGCTACAGTAAAGAAGGGAAAGCCTGAACTCCGGAAAAAGGTAATGCCAGCTGTTGTTATCAGGCAAAGAAAACCTTTCAGGAGGAGGGACGGggtgtttatatattttgaggaCAATGCGGGGGTAATAGTGAATAACAAAGGAGAAATGAAAGGTTCCGCTATTACAGGTCCTGTTGCAAAAGAGTGCGCTGATCTATGGCCCCGTATTGCTTCAAACGCAAGCTCAATCGCTTAA